The following are from one region of the Arthrobacter sp. TMP15 genome:
- the dapD gene encoding 2,3,4,5-tetrahydropyridine-2,6-dicarboxylate N-succinyltransferase encodes MTDTTANNRTANGFGIATIANSGDVLDVWFPAPKLGVGADSLGNVPEASPELTALAASGTDTDRDVHQNVLFAQINLDAEPANAVDAYLRLHLLSHRLVAPNSINLEGIFGKLSNVVWTNFGPAPVPNFELTRAKLRLRGAVTVYSVDKFPRMLDYVIPTGVRVGDADRVRLGAHLAEGTTVMHEGFVNFNAGTLGISMVEGRISAGVVVGNGTDVGGGASIMGTLSGGGRQRIVLGERVLLGANSGVGISIGDDCVVEAGLYVTAGTRVRLAGAKNADGEDTTVIVKASELSGVPNLLFRRNSTSGGVEVLPRNGSAIELNDSLHAN; translated from the coding sequence ATGACTGACACAACTGCGAATAACCGCACCGCTAATGGCTTTGGGATCGCCACCATTGCCAACTCAGGCGATGTTTTGGATGTTTGGTTTCCCGCGCCCAAACTAGGTGTCGGCGCAGACTCCTTGGGCAACGTCCCCGAAGCTAGCCCGGAGCTGACTGCATTGGCTGCGTCAGGGACGGACACCGACCGCGACGTGCACCAAAATGTTCTCTTTGCCCAAATTAATCTCGACGCCGAACCGGCAAATGCAGTTGACGCCTATCTTCGACTGCATCTGCTCTCCCACAGACTGGTGGCGCCGAACAGCATTAACCTTGAAGGAATCTTCGGCAAACTCAGCAATGTTGTCTGGACCAATTTTGGTCCAGCCCCGGTGCCCAACTTTGAGCTCACCCGCGCCAAGCTTCGCCTGCGGGGAGCGGTGACGGTTTATTCCGTGGACAAGTTCCCTCGAATGCTTGATTACGTGATCCCCACGGGTGTCCGGGTTGGCGATGCAGATAGGGTCCGCCTTGGAGCTCATCTGGCGGAGGGCACAACAGTTATGCATGAAGGTTTTGTAAACTTCAATGCCGGCACACTAGGTATCTCTATGGTTGAAGGCCGCATTTCTGCCGGGGTGGTTGTTGGCAACGGTACCGATGTTGGCGGCGGCGCCTCAATCATGGGCACCCTGTCCGGCGGCGGCAGGCAGCGAATTGTCCTTGGTGAGCGGGTCCTGCTTGGCGCCAACTCCGGTGTAGGCATCAGCATTGGCGATGATTGCGTGGTGGAGGCTGGCCTCTACGTCACAGCCGGCACCCGGGTTCGTCTCGCCGGAGCCAAGAACGCAGATGGCGAAGACACAACTGTGATTGTTAAAGCCAGTGAGCTTTCAGGTGTGCCCAACCTGCTCTTCCGGCGCAACTCCACCTCGGGTGGTGTCGAGGTGCTACCACGCAACGGTTCCGCTATTGAACTCAACGACAGTCTGCATGCCAACTAA
- a CDS encoding TetR family transcriptional regulator C-terminal domain-containing protein codes for MPKIVDADDRRELVADAVFDVIAERGLTQASLRNVAQSAKLALGSVRHYFQSQAELMVFAFSVNSERIHLRALEKLEVLEQDPLPTSADGVIEKCAVVLEELLPLDESRRADAVVRMEFMLDARTNTNLADAARDDYRATGAVVGRVLLALFQSPLAAQSLVPVNEAERLIGLLDGLSLRMVLQPAWTAPEQGRATLRRHLHTLLA; via the coding sequence GTGCCTAAAATTGTGGATGCCGATGATCGCCGTGAGCTTGTTGCAGATGCCGTATTTGACGTTATTGCCGAGCGTGGGCTGACACAGGCCTCGTTGCGTAACGTGGCGCAGAGCGCAAAATTGGCACTGGGATCAGTGCGGCATTATTTTCAGAGCCAAGCCGAATTAATGGTGTTTGCTTTTAGCGTGAATTCGGAGCGAATCCATTTACGCGCCTTGGAAAAATTGGAAGTCCTGGAACAAGACCCGCTACCCACAAGCGCTGACGGTGTGATTGAAAAGTGTGCAGTGGTTTTGGAAGAACTTTTGCCCCTCGATGAGTCACGGCGCGCTGACGCTGTTGTGCGTATGGAGTTCATGCTCGACGCCCGTACCAATACGAACCTCGCTGATGCCGCACGGGACGACTACAGAGCAACCGGCGCTGTGGTGGGCCGCGTGCTGCTGGCGTTGTTTCAAAGCCCACTAGCCGCCCAATCCCTGGTGCCTGTCAATGAGGCGGAGCGATTGATTGGTCTCTTGGATGGTTTGAGCCTGCGCATGGTTCTGCAGCCGGCCTGGACAGCCCCGGAACAAGGCAGGGCAACTTTGCGACGCCACTTACACACTTTGCTGGCGTAA
- a CDS encoding citrate synthase — MTDSTSASLRYDGGELELPRLEAVEGNNGFDVSKLLATTGSVAYDPGFVNTAATSSAITFIDGDKGILRYRGYPIEELAEHSSFLEVSFLLIYGNLPTAAELDAFDQRIRRHTMLNEDLKGFFNGFPRDAHPMPVLSSAVSALSTFYQDSLDPFDDEQVEMATIRLMAKMPVIAAYAHKKSIGQPMLYPDNSMNLVENYLRLSFGVPTEQYEMDPVVVKALDLLLILHADHEQNCSTSTVRLVGSANTNMFASVSAGINALFGPLHGGANEAVLNMLRQIQESGEPVEKFVERVKNKEEGVKLMGFGHRVYKNYDPRAKIVKATAHEILEKLGGNDELLDIAMRLEEVALTDEYFISRKLYPNVDFYTGLIYKAMGFPEKMFTVLFAIGRLPGWIAQWREMMKDPQTKIGRPRQLYTGEPERMYPSR, encoded by the coding sequence ATGACTGATTCCACGAGCGCATCACTGCGCTACGACGGCGGAGAACTAGAACTTCCGCGACTCGAAGCAGTAGAAGGCAACAACGGCTTTGACGTTTCCAAGCTTTTGGCAACCACCGGCTCTGTGGCCTATGACCCCGGCTTTGTTAACACGGCAGCAACCTCCTCCGCCATTACTTTCATTGACGGTGACAAGGGCATCCTGCGCTACCGCGGCTACCCCATCGAAGAACTGGCAGAGCACTCAAGCTTCCTGGAAGTCTCCTTCCTGCTGATCTACGGGAACCTGCCCACGGCAGCAGAGCTGGACGCCTTCGATCAGCGCATCCGTCGGCACACCATGCTCAATGAAGACCTCAAAGGCTTCTTCAACGGCTTCCCGCGTGACGCGCACCCCATGCCGGTTCTGTCATCTGCTGTCTCGGCGCTGTCCACGTTCTACCAGGACTCACTGGACCCCTTTGATGACGAGCAGGTTGAGATGGCAACCATCCGCCTCATGGCCAAGATGCCCGTCATTGCCGCCTACGCGCACAAGAAGTCCATCGGCCAGCCCATGCTGTACCCGGACAACTCCATGAACCTGGTGGAAAACTACCTGCGCTTGAGCTTCGGTGTTCCCACGGAGCAGTATGAGATGGACCCTGTAGTTGTCAAGGCTCTTGACCTGCTGTTGATCCTGCATGCGGATCATGAACAGAACTGTTCCACCTCCACCGTCCGCTTGGTGGGCAGCGCGAACACCAACATGTTCGCCTCCGTATCTGCAGGCATCAACGCCCTCTTCGGCCCGCTGCATGGTGGCGCCAATGAAGCCGTGCTTAACATGCTCCGTCAGATTCAGGAAAGCGGAGAACCTGTTGAGAAATTTGTTGAGCGGGTCAAGAACAAAGAAGAGGGGGTCAAGCTTATGGGCTTCGGCCACCGCGTCTACAAGAATTACGATCCCCGCGCCAAGATCGTCAAGGCAACGGCCCATGAAATTCTGGAGAAGCTCGGCGGTAACGACGAACTCCTGGACATTGCCATGCGCTTGGAAGAGGTTGCGCTGACGGATGAGTACTTCATCTCCCGCAAGCTCTACCCGAACGTGGACTTCTACACGGGACTGATCTACAAGGCCATGGGCTTCCCTGAGAAGATGTTCACTGTCTTATTCGCCATTGGCAGGCTGCCGGGCTGGATTGCCCAGTGGCGCGAAATGATGAAGGATCCCCAAACAAAAATCGGCCGCCCGCGCCAGTTGTACACGGGTGAGCCGGAGCGCATGTACCCTTCGCGCTAA
- the dapC gene encoding succinyldiaminopimelate transaminase, with product MTKVPQSTSNAPSNEPSQPNEPVRPLGLQLPDYPWDALAPYLATAAKHPDGVVNLSIGTPVDPTPDLIQDALRAAADAPGYPTTHGTLALRQAVVDWFARRRNVPDLDPVNVMPTVGSKELVAWLPLLLGLGADDVIMRPTVAYPTYDMGAVFAGATTVAADSLDELDAETRAKVRLVWVNSPGNPTGIVRGVQELRTLVEQARSIGAVVASDECYGELGWGPWDPENGGEAVPCVLDPRVSGGSHEGLLAIYSLSKQSNMAGYRAAFVAGDSALVANLVNSRKHAGMIVPRPVQDAMTVALANDSHVRIQKALYRKRREQLVSALETFGLTIHHSEAGLYLWCTAGEDTWRTIGRLAERGILAGPGTFYGEAGNGFIRVALTGTDERIAAAASRLSAK from the coding sequence ATGACGAAGGTCCCGCAGAGCACCTCCAACGCACCCTCAAATGAGCCCAGCCAGCCCAATGAGCCTGTGCGGCCGTTGGGCCTGCAGCTGCCAGATTATCCCTGGGATGCGTTGGCACCCTATCTGGCTACTGCGGCGAAGCATCCTGACGGGGTGGTGAACCTGTCAATCGGCACTCCCGTGGACCCCACCCCAGATCTGATTCAGGATGCGCTGCGGGCTGCTGCGGATGCGCCGGGTTATCCAACAACGCATGGCACGCTGGCTTTGCGTCAGGCTGTTGTTGACTGGTTTGCGCGGCGCCGTAACGTCCCAGATCTTGATCCGGTGAATGTCATGCCAACTGTGGGTTCCAAGGAGCTGGTAGCGTGGCTGCCGCTGCTGCTGGGTCTGGGCGCGGATGACGTTATTATGCGGCCAACAGTTGCCTACCCCACCTATGACATGGGCGCGGTATTTGCCGGTGCCACCACTGTGGCCGCCGATTCCCTTGATGAGCTGGACGCGGAGACCCGCGCAAAGGTGCGGTTGGTGTGGGTGAATTCTCCGGGCAACCCCACAGGAATTGTCCGCGGTGTGCAAGAACTTCGCACGCTCGTTGAGCAGGCCCGGTCCATCGGAGCTGTTGTGGCTTCCGATGAATGCTATGGCGAGCTTGGCTGGGGACCGTGGGATCCTGAAAATGGTGGCGAAGCAGTGCCTTGCGTGCTGGATCCGCGGGTTAGTGGCGGCTCACATGAGGGCCTGCTTGCTATTTACTCATTGAGTAAACAATCCAATATGGCCGGTTACCGGGCAGCATTTGTTGCCGGGGATAGCGCACTGGTGGCCAATCTCGTCAACAGCCGCAAACATGCAGGAATGATAGTTCCGCGTCCGGTTCAGGACGCTATGACTGTGGCGCTGGCCAACGACAGCCACGTCAGGATCCAGAAAGCGCTTTATCGCAAGCGTCGTGAACAGCTTGTTTCGGCTTTGGAAACGTTTGGGCTCACAATCCACCACTCAGAGGCTGGCCTTTATCTATGGTGCACAGCGGGCGAGGACACCTGGAGAACCATTGGCCGGCTCGCTGAACGAGGAATTCTGGCAGGTCCGGGCACCTTCTACGGTGAAGCAGGAAACGGATTTATCCGGGTGGCACTGACAGGTACTGACGAACGCATTGCGGCGGCCGCAAGCCGTCTCAGCGCAAAATAG
- the fdxA gene encoding ferredoxin, with translation MTYVIAQPCVDVKDKACVEECPVDCIYEGERSLYIHPDECVDCGACEPVCPVEAIYYEDDTPDEWAEYYKANVEFFDVLGSPGGAAKVGNTHTDHPLIAALPPQNQD, from the coding sequence GTGACGTACGTAATTGCGCAACCGTGCGTGGATGTCAAGGACAAGGCATGTGTCGAGGAGTGCCCCGTTGACTGTATCTACGAAGGTGAACGCTCGCTCTATATCCACCCCGACGAGTGCGTTGACTGTGGTGCCTGTGAACCGGTATGTCCCGTGGAAGCGATCTACTACGAGGATGACACCCCTGACGAGTGGGCCGAGTACTACAAGGCAAATGTCGAGTTCTTTGACGTGCTGGGCTCCCCGGGCGGTGCTGCGAAGGTAGGAAATACGCACACCGATCACCCGCTGATTGCAGCACTTCCGCCACAGAACCAGGACTGA
- a CDS encoding PIG-L family deacetylase: METPALLPGMPPNTTALFVHAHPDDETIVTGGTMAAAAAQGVNVVLVTCTRGELGEVIPAELAHLEVKPAFLSEDMYDAGHPLRDAPLPGAGLASVREQELAAALAALGVSEHIWLGQGLTAPAGGEVTFRDSGMAWGQDGRATAATTVLPGSLSRAPFEETAELLAAAIRALRPQSVISYAADGGYGHPDHVRAHQLTMAALRIAAVPVSSPAVGAGASAAAGTAPGTAPGTLGWVVPHVYAIVSDRPERPHEDGVVRLAVAGNLCAKTAAMKAHRTQITVDRQRYALSDNVWKDIAAVEEFVAVDPALIYGQEKA; encoded by the coding sequence ATGGAAACACCCGCATTGTTGCCCGGTATGCCCCCAAACACCACAGCACTTTTTGTCCATGCACACCCGGATGACGAGACCATTGTCACCGGTGGAACCATGGCCGCAGCGGCAGCCCAAGGTGTCAATGTTGTGTTGGTGACGTGCACGCGAGGAGAGCTGGGGGAGGTTATTCCGGCTGAGTTGGCTCATCTGGAAGTTAAGCCGGCGTTCCTCAGCGAGGATATGTACGACGCCGGACACCCCCTTAGGGATGCCCCCCTGCCAGGTGCGGGGTTGGCTAGCGTAAGAGAGCAGGAGTTGGCGGCTGCTCTGGCCGCGTTGGGTGTTAGCGAGCATATCTGGTTGGGGCAAGGACTCACGGCACCAGCCGGAGGCGAGGTGACCTTCCGCGACTCTGGCATGGCGTGGGGCCAAGATGGCCGAGCCACTGCGGCCACCACAGTCTTGCCAGGGTCCCTCTCCCGCGCACCCTTTGAGGAGACCGCGGAACTCTTGGCAGCGGCCATCCGGGCTCTGCGGCCCCAGAGCGTCATTAGTTATGCCGCTGACGGAGGTTACGGTCATCCCGACCATGTCCGGGCACACCAGCTCACCATGGCAGCACTGCGGATTGCTGCCGTTCCGGTGTCCAGCCCCGCAGTTGGTGCTGGCGCTTCTGCCGCAGCCGGGACAGCTCCTGGGACAGCTCCCGGTACTTTGGGATGGGTGGTGCCTCATGTCTATGCCATTGTTAGTGATCGGCCGGAGCGCCCGCACGAGGATGGTGTTGTGCGGTTGGCAGTTGCGGGCAATCTTTGCGCCAAAACTGCGGCCATGAAGGCCCACCGGACCCAAATCACCGTGGACCGGCAGCGCTATGCACTCTCAGATAATGTGTGGAAAGACATCGCCGCCGTGGAAGAATTTGTCGCTGTGGATCCCGCGCTGATTTATGGGCAGGAAAAAGCATGA
- a CDS encoding ABC transporter ATP-binding protein: MSANDEGMNVKRSAKETDVPLLEIKDLAITFETANGPVHAVRKADLTIMPGETVAIVGESGSGKSTTALAAIGLLPSNGRVSGGQIIFDGEDITKASSKRIVELRGSSIGMVPQDPMSNLNPVWKIGFQVKETLQANGLAGADSKARVAEVLTEAGLPDAEARAKQYPHEFSGGMRQRALIAIGLACRPRLLIADEPTSALDVTVQRQILDHLDRMTSELGTAVLLITHDLGLAAERAEKLVVMYKGQVVESGPALEILRNPQHPYTQRLVNSAPSLASRRLQSQKAKDALAAAAEDLGTPVEPAGHVTSSLKKAEPIQADTSGDSFLEIKNLTKVFKLRGALGKSTDFKAVDNVSLSVKRGTTMAIVGESGSGKSTVAQMALSLLAPTEGKILFEGVEVNSLKGKDLFNFRRRVQPIFQDPYGSLDPMFNIYRTIEEPLKIHKVGNAKSREKKVRELLEQVSMPTSAMNRYPNELSGGQRQRIAIARALALNPDVIICDEAVSALDVLVQAQVLNLLNELQEELGLTYLFITHDLAVVRQIADHVTVMQTGRVVEASSTDEVFNNPKQRYTQDLLNAIPGASLLV; encoded by the coding sequence ATGTCAGCCAATGACGAGGGCATGAACGTGAAACGTTCCGCCAAAGAAACCGATGTCCCCTTGCTTGAAATCAAGGATCTGGCCATCACTTTTGAAACTGCCAATGGTCCCGTACATGCGGTACGCAAGGCAGATCTGACGATCATGCCCGGTGAGACTGTGGCCATTGTGGGCGAGTCAGGCTCCGGTAAATCGACTACGGCGCTGGCAGCGATTGGTTTGCTGCCCAGCAATGGCCGGGTGAGTGGCGGCCAAATCATCTTTGATGGTGAGGACATCACCAAAGCCAGCTCGAAGCGGATCGTTGAACTCCGCGGAAGCTCCATTGGTATGGTGCCTCAGGATCCCATGTCCAACCTGAACCCAGTGTGGAAAATTGGTTTTCAGGTTAAGGAAACACTGCAAGCCAATGGTTTGGCTGGGGCCGATTCCAAGGCACGGGTAGCAGAGGTGCTCACCGAGGCCGGATTGCCTGACGCCGAAGCTCGAGCAAAGCAGTACCCGCACGAGTTTTCCGGCGGTATGCGTCAGCGGGCCTTGATCGCCATTGGCCTGGCGTGCCGTCCGCGACTGCTCATTGCCGATGAGCCTACATCCGCCTTGGATGTTACGGTGCAGCGGCAGATTCTGGACCACCTGGACCGGATGACAAGTGAGTTGGGCACGGCCGTGCTACTTATTACACACGATCTCGGTCTTGCCGCGGAGCGTGCAGAAAAGCTTGTGGTCATGTACAAGGGGCAGGTGGTTGAATCGGGTCCCGCATTGGAAATCCTTCGCAACCCGCAGCACCCGTACACGCAGCGTCTGGTTAACTCCGCGCCGTCATTGGCGTCACGGCGACTGCAGTCGCAGAAGGCAAAGGACGCACTGGCAGCGGCCGCAGAGGATCTCGGCACCCCGGTTGAACCCGCCGGGCACGTGACGTCGTCCTTGAAAAAGGCGGAGCCGATCCAGGCTGACACGTCAGGAGATTCGTTCCTGGAGATTAAAAACCTCACGAAGGTCTTTAAGCTCCGTGGGGCCCTGGGCAAGTCAACCGACTTCAAGGCCGTCGACAACGTTTCATTGAGCGTTAAGCGCGGCACCACCATGGCGATCGTGGGGGAGTCGGGCTCGGGAAAGTCAACGGTGGCGCAGATGGCTTTGAGCCTGCTGGCACCCACCGAGGGCAAGATCTTGTTCGAAGGCGTAGAGGTCAATAGCCTCAAGGGCAAGGACCTGTTTAACTTCCGTCGGCGTGTGCAGCCCATCTTCCAGGACCCTTATGGCTCATTGGACCCGATGTTCAACATCTATCGGACCATTGAAGAGCCGCTAAAGATCCACAAAGTTGGTAATGCCAAGTCGCGGGAGAAGAAAGTTCGCGAGCTGTTGGAACAGGTGTCGATGCCGACCTCGGCTATGAATCGATACCCGAACGAGCTCTCTGGTGGACAGCGTCAGCGCATTGCCATTGCGCGGGCTCTGGCGCTGAATCCGGATGTGATCATCTGCGACGAGGCCGTCTCGGCGTTGGATGTTCTGGTCCAGGCTCAGGTGCTTAACCTGCTGAACGAACTGCAGGAAGAGCTGGGCCTGACCTACTTGTTCATTACCCACGACTTGGCGGTAGTGCGCCAGATCGCGGACCATGTCACAGTGATGCAGACGGGCCGTGTGGTGGAGGCTTCCTCCACTGACGAGGTCTTCAACAACCCCAAGCAGCGCTACACGCAGGACCTGCTCAACGCTATTCCGGGCGCTTCGCTCCTAGTGTAA
- a CDS encoding ABC transporter permease, translated as MSENLTPDKDPTKRAVDAPRQGKISHRVIEHYVAPLEETPLAAIDNVDETAAPLSLWADAWRNLRKQPLFLISSILILLVLVVAFFPQLFVQVSPTDCTLANSSEPARSGHPLGFTLQGCDVYSRMIYGTRASLMVGVFTTIGVLIIGGIMGALAGFYGGWLDMILARLGDIFFALPLILGAIVINQLPSFRDNRSVWTVVVALVLFGWPQIARITRGAVLENRNADFVTAARALGLSRFKALMRHVLPNSLAPIIVVASISLGTFIVAEATLSFLSLGLPPSTMSWGNDIASAQPQVRNNPGVLLWPAVALSITVLSFIMLGDALRDALDPKARKR; from the coding sequence ATGTCTGAGAACCTGACTCCCGATAAAGACCCCACGAAGCGGGCCGTTGACGCCCCACGCCAGGGTAAAATCTCCCACCGTGTCATTGAACATTATGTTGCCCCGTTGGAGGAAACTCCATTAGCAGCCATTGACAATGTCGATGAAACTGCTGCTCCGCTAAGCCTCTGGGCGGACGCCTGGCGGAATTTGCGTAAGCAGCCGCTATTTCTTATTTCCTCCATTTTGATCCTGTTGGTACTTGTTGTGGCGTTCTTCCCACAACTTTTTGTTCAAGTTTCACCTACCGACTGCACCTTGGCTAACTCGTCAGAGCCAGCCAGATCAGGGCATCCCCTTGGGTTTACCCTGCAGGGTTGTGATGTTTACTCACGCATGATCTACGGCACCCGAGCATCCTTGATGGTTGGTGTTTTCACCACCATTGGTGTGCTGATCATCGGTGGAATCATGGGCGCTTTGGCTGGCTTCTATGGCGGCTGGTTGGACATGATCCTGGCGCGACTTGGTGATATCTTCTTCGCACTGCCATTGATCTTGGGCGCCATTGTTATCAACCAGTTGCCATCCTTCCGTGATAACCGGAGTGTGTGGACAGTAGTTGTGGCTCTGGTGCTCTTTGGGTGGCCCCAAATTGCTCGTATTACCCGTGGGGCTGTGTTGGAGAACCGCAATGCGGACTTCGTCACGGCAGCCAGGGCATTGGGTCTGTCCCGTTTCAAGGCGTTGATGCGTCACGTACTTCCAAACTCGCTGGCACCAATTATTGTGGTTGCCAGTATTTCCTTGGGCACGTTCATCGTGGCCGAGGCAACACTGTCGTTCCTTAGTTTGGGTCTGCCGCCATCCACCATGTCGTGGGGCAATGATATTGCTTCGGCGCAGCCCCAGGTGCGCAACAACCCCGGAGTATTGCTTTGGCCAGCTGTTGCACTCTCGATCACGGTTTTGAGCTTCATCATGCTCGGCGATGCCTTGCGTGATGCACTTGATCCTAAAGCAAGGAAGCGGTGA
- a CDS encoding ABC transporter permease, giving the protein MLMFTFRRFLQLIPVFFGATLLVYFLVFATPGDPIAALSGGKPMAPAVEAALRAQYNLDQPFWVQYGLYLKNLVTLNLGQTFSGQEVAAVIGRAYPVTARLAIMALAFEAIFGVFFGVIAGLRKGKLFDSTVLVASLVVIAVPTFVLGFVLQLVIGVQLGWARPTVTGTAPWNELVLPALVLGLVSLAYVIRLTRASVSENMNADYVRTATAKGLSRRRVVVVHILRNSLIPVVTFLGADLGGLMGGAIVTEGIFNVPGVGNLLYQAILKGESATVVAVVGVLVIVFVVANLVVDLLYALLDPRIRYV; this is encoded by the coding sequence ATGCTGATGTTCACTTTCCGCCGCTTCCTGCAGCTGATTCCAGTCTTTTTTGGCGCCACTTTGTTGGTGTATTTTCTTGTTTTCGCAACACCTGGGGACCCTATTGCGGCGCTCTCAGGTGGCAAGCCCATGGCCCCGGCCGTGGAAGCTGCCTTGCGTGCCCAGTACAACCTTGACCAACCATTTTGGGTGCAATATGGCCTTTATTTGAAAAATCTTGTAACACTTAACCTTGGTCAAACTTTCTCCGGTCAGGAGGTTGCGGCAGTTATTGGCCGTGCCTATCCCGTCACGGCACGTCTGGCCATCATGGCTCTGGCATTCGAAGCAATCTTTGGCGTATTTTTTGGCGTCATTGCCGGTCTTCGCAAGGGCAAGCTGTTCGACAGCACCGTCCTTGTAGCTTCCTTGGTTGTTATTGCGGTGCCCACCTTTGTTTTGGGCTTCGTCCTGCAGCTGGTAATTGGTGTCCAACTCGGTTGGGCCCGCCCCACCGTGACAGGTACCGCGCCGTGGAACGAACTGGTCTTGCCGGCCTTGGTCCTAGGCCTAGTTTCATTGGCCTACGTCATCCGCCTAACCCGGGCATCCGTCAGTGAAAACATGAATGCTGACTACGTCCGTACGGCCACTGCAAAAGGTCTTAGCCGACGTCGTGTGGTTGTGGTTCATATTTTGCGCAACTCGCTGATCCCGGTGGTCACCTTCCTAGGTGCCGACTTGGGTGGGCTCATGGGTGGCGCCATTGTCACCGAGGGAATCTTCAACGTCCCCGGTGTTGGTAACCTTCTCTATCAAGCCATCTTGAAGGGCGAAAGTGCAACGGTGGTTGCCGTCGTTGGCGTCCTAGTCATCGTGTTCGTCGTGGCCAACCTCGTTGTGGACCTTCTGTATGCGCTGCTCGACCCAAGGATTCGTTATGTCTGA